In one window of Cellulophaga sp. HaHa_2_95 DNA:
- a CDS encoding aconitate hydratase has translation MAFDIDMIKDVYSNMSDRVNKAREVVGKPLTLSEKILYSHLWDGTPSKAFVRGKDYVDFAPDRIACQDATAQMALLQFMQAGKPKVAVPTTVHCDHLIQAKTGAAADLKSANNTSAEVFNFLESVSNKYGIGFWKPGAGIIHQVVLENYAFPGGMMIGTDSHTVNAGGLGMVAIGVGGADAVDVMAGMAWELKFPKLIGVKLTGTISGWTAPKDVILKVAEILTVKGGTGAIVEYFGSGATSLSCTGKGTICNMGAEIGATTSTFGYDDSMERYLRATDRSDIADAANEVREHLTADAEVYANPEQYFDEVIEINLSELTPLLNGPFTPDLSTKVGSDMTEKATENEWPLAVEWGLIGSCTNSSYEDLSRASSIAQQAIDKGLKMKSELGINPGSEQVRFTAARDGILQVFENLNAKIFTNACGPCIGQWARYSDPKNAPKNSIVHSFNRNFAKRADGNPNTHAFVASPEITAAIAIAGRLDFNPMTDKLINENGEEVMFDEPTGWELPPKGFEVEDAGYLAPDEDGSGVVVKVATDSERLQLLEPFTPIKDESLMGVKLLIKAFGKCTTDHISMAGPWLRFRGHLDNISNNCLIGAVNAFGQKTNFVKNQLTGEFGGVPDTARAYKAAGVRSIVVGDHNYGEGSSREHAAMEPRHLGVAAVLVKSFARIHETNLKKQGMLGLTFDNESDYDLIQEDDTFNFIDIAEFAPDKQLTIEVVHADGSKDVIKVNHTYNQPQIDWYREGSALNVIKKENAA, from the coding sequence ATGGCATTTGATATAGATATGATAAAAGATGTGTATTCTAATATGTCTGATCGTGTGAATAAAGCACGTGAAGTTGTTGGAAAACCATTGACACTTTCTGAGAAAATTTTATACTCCCACCTTTGGGATGGTACTCCTTCTAAGGCTTTTGTTAGAGGAAAAGATTATGTTGATTTTGCACCGGATCGTATTGCTTGTCAAGATGCAACAGCACAAATGGCGCTTTTGCAGTTCATGCAAGCAGGTAAGCCTAAAGTGGCAGTGCCTACTACGGTACATTGTGATCACTTAATTCAGGCAAAAACTGGAGCAGCGGCAGATCTAAAGTCGGCTAATAATACAAGTGCTGAAGTTTTTAATTTCTTAGAATCTGTTTCTAATAAATATGGTATTGGTTTCTGGAAACCGGGAGCTGGTATTATTCACCAAGTAGTTTTAGAAAATTATGCTTTTCCAGGAGGTATGATGATTGGTACCGATTCTCACACCGTAAATGCTGGTGGTTTGGGTATGGTGGCTATTGGTGTAGGTGGCGCTGATGCTGTAGATGTTATGGCAGGAATGGCATGGGAGCTTAAATTCCCAAAATTAATAGGAGTTAAGTTAACCGGAACAATTTCAGGATGGACAGCACCTAAAGATGTAATCCTTAAGGTTGCTGAAATTCTTACCGTAAAAGGAGGAACAGGAGCAATTGTAGAATATTTTGGTTCTGGTGCGACTTCTTTATCATGTACAGGTAAAGGAACAATTTGCAACATGGGTGCAGAGATAGGAGCAACTACCTCTACATTTGGATATGATGATTCTATGGAGCGCTATTTAAGAGCTACCGATAGATCAGATATTGCAGATGCTGCAAATGAAGTTAGAGAACACTTAACAGCAGATGCTGAGGTTTATGCAAACCCAGAACAATATTTTGATGAGGTTATTGAAATAAACTTATCAGAATTAACACCATTGTTAAACGGACCTTTTACGCCAGATTTATCTACTAAAGTAGGTAGTGACATGACGGAGAAAGCTACAGAAAATGAATGGCCTTTAGCTGTAGAGTGGGGATTAATTGGTTCTTGTACCAACTCTTCTTATGAAGATTTATCTAGAGCTTCTTCTATCGCGCAACAAGCTATCGATAAAGGATTAAAAATGAAATCAGAGTTAGGGATTAACCCAGGTTCTGAGCAAGTTCGTTTTACGGCAGCAAGAGATGGAATTTTACAAGTATTTGAAAACTTAAACGCTAAAATATTTACGAACGCTTGTGGTCCTTGTATTGGGCAATGGGCAAGGTATAGTGATCCTAAAAACGCTCCAAAGAATAGTATTGTACACTCTTTCAATAGAAACTTTGCAAAACGTGCAGATGGAAACCCCAATACGCACGCTTTTGTAGCTTCTCCAGAAATAACAGCTGCAATTGCTATTGCAGGTAGATTAGATTTTAATCCAATGACGGATAAATTGATCAACGAGAATGGTGAAGAAGTAATGTTTGATGAGCCAACAGGATGGGAACTACCTCCTAAAGGCTTTGAAGTAGAAGATGCTGGGTATTTAGCCCCAGATGAAGACGGTTCTGGTGTTGTTGTAAAAGTAGCAACAGATTCTGAAAGACTGCAATTATTAGAGCCTTTTACTCCTATCAAGGATGAAAGTCTAATGGGTGTTAAATTATTAATCAAAGCATTTGGTAAATGTACAACCGATCATATTTCTATGGCTGGTCCTTGGTTACGTTTCCGTGGGCATTTAGATAATATTTCAAACAACTGTTTAATCGGTGCGGTTAATGCTTTTGGTCAAAAGACCAATTTTGTTAAGAACCAATTGACAGGTGAGTTTGGTGGTGTTCCAGATACGGCACGCGCTTATAAAGCTGCAGGTGTTAGAAGTATTGTGGTAGGAGATCATAACTATGGAGAGGGTTCTTCTCGTGAGCATGCTGCCATGGAGCCTAGACATTTAGGTGTTGCCGCTGTCCTAGTAAAATCTTTTGCGCGTATCCATGAAACAAACCTTAAAAAACAAGGGATGTTAGGCTTAACTTTTGATAATGAAAGTGATTATGACTTGATTCAAGAGGATGATACGTTCAATTTTATTGATATTGCAGAGTTCGCTCCAGACAAACAATTAACAATTGAGGTAGTTCATGCGGACGGAAGCAAGGATGTCATTAAAGTAAATCACACCTATAATCAGCCTCAAATAGACTGGTACAGAGAAGGTTCTGCTTTAAATGTGATCAAAAAAGAGAACGCTGCTTAG
- a CDS encoding TlpA disulfide reductase family protein, whose product MKFSKDKIVNLVLLLAAGIVLFTPLGFPVKVFVNKLISFAPSEVAEEERSILKDYQWSLVAPENKSINFKEFQNQVVVVNFWATWCPPCVAEMPDFQALYDEYGTKVVFLFVTNEDKAVVDTFMKKKSFTLPVYYPQNATPAVLKSSAIPATFVIGKSGEIVIDKTGAADWNSESTRALLDRLLLN is encoded by the coding sequence ATGAAATTTAGTAAGGATAAAATTGTCAACCTTGTATTGCTTCTGGCGGCAGGTATCGTTTTGTTTACTCCTTTGGGTTTTCCTGTGAAAGTTTTTGTGAACAAACTTATTTCCTTTGCTCCTTCTGAGGTAGCTGAGGAAGAAAGGTCAATCTTGAAAGATTACCAATGGAGCTTAGTTGCTCCGGAAAATAAATCTATAAATTTCAAAGAGTTTCAGAATCAAGTTGTGGTGGTGAACTTCTGGGCCACTTGGTGTCCGCCTTGTGTTGCTGAAATGCCTGATTTTCAAGCTTTGTATGATGAGTATGGGACTAAGGTAGTATTTCTCTTCGTTACCAATGAAGATAAGGCTGTAGTAGATACCTTTATGAAAAAGAAAAGTTTTACTTTACCTGTTTATTATCCTCAAAATGCGACTCCGGCCGTATTGAAATCTTCGGCCATACCTGCAACATTTGTAATCGGTAAATCAGGAGAGATTGTTATCGATAAAACGGGTGCTGCAGATTGGAATAGTGAAAGCACAAGAGCACTACTAGACCGCCTGTTATTAAACTAA
- a CDS encoding TlpA disulfide reductase family protein, with product MKITKKTVLNILLFAFILSFFVTPLGDYSKVLLNKVFSFSPSVTEESDRNKITDYDWKLKDENWNFFNFKRSKGKVIFVNFFASWVLPCEAELQSIQDLYDKYEGKVDFYIISDEERVPVETFMAEHNLNFPVTYLFIGEKMPLKDIKAPTSYLIDKEGNIVIHKEGIADWDNSKIYDLIDRLLAK from the coding sequence ATGAAAATTACTAAGAAAACTGTATTAAATATTTTATTATTTGCTTTTATTCTTTCATTTTTTGTGACTCCACTAGGGGATTATAGTAAAGTATTATTAAATAAAGTTTTCTCGTTTAGCCCTTCTGTTACCGAGGAATCCGATAGAAATAAAATTACAGATTACGATTGGAAACTTAAGGATGAAAACTGGAATTTTTTCAATTTTAAGCGATCAAAGGGTAAAGTCATATTTGTAAATTTCTTTGCATCATGGGTACTTCCTTGTGAAGCAGAACTACAAAGTATACAAGATCTGTACGATAAATACGAGGGCAAAGTAGATTTCTATATTATTTCTGATGAAGAAAGAGTTCCTGTAGAAACTTTTATGGCAGAACATAATCTCAATTTCCCTGTAACTTATCTTTTTATTGGGGAGAAAATGCCATTAAAAGATATTAAAGCTCCAACATCTTATTTAATAGACAAAGAAGGTAATATTGTAATTCATAAAGAAGGAATAGCCGATTGGGATAATTCTAAGATTTATGACTTAATAGATCGCCTTCTAGCGAAATAA
- a CDS encoding phytoene/squalene synthase family protein: MKSIFDQVSYSCSKTVTESYSTSFSLATKMLHTTIRGDIYNIYGFVRFADEIVDTFHDYNKELLFDKFENDLKDALEHKISLNPILNSFQHTYHAYNIPYHLIDSFMKSMRMDLYKTVYKTDAEYKEYIYGSADVVGLMCLKVFVQGNQESYDSLKTSAMALGSAFQKVNFLRDLKDDFEDLNRTYFPNTNLKQLDEASKKRIVDEIKADFQLGYEGIERLPHTAKFGVYTAYKYYSRLLSKLQKTPPLEIQNARIRVPNYEKFGLLAKSYVNYKLNLV, translated from the coding sequence ATGAAAAGTATTTTCGACCAAGTTTCTTATAGCTGCAGCAAGACGGTTACAGAATCATACAGCACATCATTCTCTTTAGCAACAAAAATGCTCCACACTACTATTCGTGGAGATATCTATAACATCTATGGTTTTGTTCGTTTTGCAGATGAAATCGTAGATACTTTTCACGACTATAATAAAGAGCTACTTTTTGATAAGTTTGAAAATGATTTAAAAGACGCTCTAGAACATAAGATAAGCCTTAACCCTATTTTAAATTCTTTTCAACATACCTACCATGCGTATAACATTCCCTACCACTTGATAGACTCCTTCATGAAAAGCATGCGTATGGATCTTTATAAAACGGTTTATAAAACAGATGCGGAATACAAGGAATATATCTATGGCTCTGCAGATGTAGTAGGCCTAATGTGTTTAAAGGTTTTTGTTCAAGGAAATCAAGAAAGTTATGATTCTTTAAAAACGTCTGCAATGGCATTGGGTTCTGCGTTTCAAAAAGTAAACTTTTTGCGTGATTTAAAAGATGACTTTGAAGATTTAAACAGAACGTATTTCCCTAATACAAATTTAAAACAACTAGATGAAGCTTCTAAAAAAAGAATCGTAGATGAAATAAAGGCCGATTTTCAATTAGGATATGAAGGAATTGAACGATTACCACATACGGCTAAATTTGGAGTGTACACTGCTTATAAATATTACTCTAGACTACTTAGTAAACTGCAAAAAACGCCACCATTAGAAATACAAAATGCAAGAATTAGGGTTCCTAATTATGAAAAATTTGGACTTCTTGCAAAATCATATGTAAATTACAAACTTAATTTAGTTTAA
- a CDS encoding GntR family transcriptional regulator, translated as MQNSFSFIIDHESDVPKYQQIVDVINQSIAKDVLAIGDSLPSVNAFCQEHHLSRDTVFKAYTILKENGVIKSVPNKGYYIASKNRKVLLVLDTFKAYKEVLYHSFINKMEDDIITDVQFHHYNIENFKTILNNSLGKYYKYVVMGFDHKQVSKTLAKIPNNDLLLIDWNINSNPENNYVFQDFGRSFYKGLESITENFKKYKALHFLYPTYTNHAKETVDYFEKYCQDNNFDYQVKTNPQEYNIEKGVAYLSVSDRVLGVFLEQCRSQNLEPGVDVGFLSYNDTPMKKFIYKGITVVTTDFEELGVNAAKFINSDKPLQVYVPTKIIVRDSL; from the coding sequence ATGCAAAATAGCTTTAGTTTTATTATTGATCACGAGAGTGATGTGCCAAAATATCAGCAAATTGTTGATGTAATTAACCAATCTATCGCAAAGGATGTTTTGGCTATTGGTGATTCATTGCCTTCCGTGAATGCTTTTTGTCAAGAACATCATCTATCACGAGATACCGTTTTTAAGGCATATACTATATTAAAGGAGAATGGGGTTATTAAATCTGTTCCCAATAAAGGCTATTATATCGCTAGTAAAAACAGAAAAGTTTTATTGGTCTTGGATACTTTTAAGGCGTATAAAGAAGTGTTGTATCATTCTTTCATTAATAAAATGGAAGATGATATTATTACCGATGTTCAATTTCACCATTATAATATTGAAAATTTTAAAACAATACTCAATAATAGTTTAGGGAAATATTACAAATATGTAGTAATGGGTTTTGACCATAAGCAAGTTTCAAAAACCTTAGCAAAAATCCCGAATAATGATTTGCTATTAATAGATTGGAATATTAATTCTAATCCAGAAAATAATTATGTTTTTCAAGATTTTGGACGCTCTTTTTATAAAGGATTGGAGTCTATTACGGAAAACTTTAAGAAATATAAGGCGCTTCATTTTTTATATCCTACGTATACCAATCATGCCAAAGAGACGGTAGATTATTTTGAAAAATATTGCCAGGATAACAATTTCGATTATCAGGTTAAAACAAATCCACAGGAATATAACATAGAAAAAGGGGTCGCTTATCTTAGTGTAAGCGACCGCGTATTAGGTGTTTTTTTAGAACAGTGTCGTTCACAAAATTTGGAACCAGGTGTAGATGTAGGCTTTTTATCCTATAACGATACGCCTATGAAAAAGTTTATATATAAAGGGATAACGGTAGTAACTACAGATTTTGAGGAGCTGGGCGTTAATGCCGCAAAGTTTATCAATTCAGATAAACCACTTCAAGTGTATGTACCCACAAAAATTATTGTAAGAGATTCATTATAA
- a CDS encoding NAD(P)/FAD-dependent oxidoreductase yields the protein MKKKVIIIGSGFSSLSAAAYLAKDGFDVTIYEKNNTVGGRARQLKKEGFTFDMGPSWYWMPDIFDKFFNDFGKKTSDYYQIDKLSPAYKIFFSDDVITIGDCMDKICEEFERIESGSAIHLRKFIKVAQENYDIAINKVVLRPGLSPLELVTPETITRVDQFFKTISSEVRKRFKNKKLISTLEFPVLFLGAKPSKTPSFYSFMNFADFGLGTWHPKGGMYEIILAMESLIKELGVKIETNSPATKILVENKKTTGIIVNGETHSADFILSGADYHHSETLLAEEHRQFTEAYWNKKTFAPSSLLFYVGFDKRLKNIEHHNLFFDTDFELHAEEIYDEPKWPKNPLFYANFPSVTDKSMAPEGNETGFFLVPIAPNLKDTEEIREEYFNLILNRFEEKTNQKIKNNIIFKESFCVNDFIEEYNSYKGNAYGLANTLTQTAFLRPNLKSKKVKNLFFTGQLTVPGPGVPPALISGKLVSELITKSNN from the coding sequence ATGAAAAAAAAAGTAATAATTATTGGTTCCGGGTTTTCTTCTCTATCTGCTGCTGCCTATTTAGCAAAAGACGGTTTTGACGTAACTATTTATGAAAAAAATAATACCGTTGGAGGACGCGCACGTCAACTAAAGAAAGAAGGTTTCACGTTTGATATGGGACCTAGCTGGTACTGGATGCCAGACATTTTCGATAAATTCTTTAACGATTTTGGTAAAAAAACTTCTGACTATTACCAAATAGATAAATTGAGCCCTGCCTATAAAATATTTTTCTCCGATGATGTGATTACCATTGGAGACTGCATGGATAAAATATGTGAAGAGTTTGAGCGTATTGAATCTGGTAGCGCTATTCACTTGAGAAAATTTATAAAGGTTGCGCAAGAAAATTATGATATTGCTATAAACAAAGTAGTCTTACGACCAGGGCTTTCACCTTTAGAGTTGGTAACTCCTGAAACCATAACTAGAGTAGATCAATTTTTTAAAACGATTAGTTCCGAGGTCCGTAAAAGATTTAAGAACAAGAAACTAATCTCTACTTTAGAATTTCCTGTATTGTTCTTAGGAGCAAAACCTAGCAAAACCCCATCATTCTATAGCTTTATGAATTTTGCTGATTTTGGTTTAGGAACATGGCATCCAAAAGGGGGCATGTATGAAATTATCTTGGCCATGGAAAGCTTGATCAAAGAACTAGGTGTCAAGATAGAAACCAATAGCCCTGCTACCAAAATCCTCGTAGAAAATAAAAAAACTACGGGTATCATTGTAAATGGAGAAACACATTCCGCAGATTTTATATTAAGTGGTGCAGATTATCATCATTCTGAAACTTTATTAGCAGAAGAACACAGGCAGTTTACAGAAGCTTATTGGAATAAAAAAACATTTGCTCCGTCATCATTATTATTTTATGTTGGCTTTGATAAACGCCTTAAAAATATAGAGCACCATAATTTATTTTTTGATACTGATTTTGAATTGCATGCTGAAGAAATTTATGATGAACCTAAATGGCCTAAAAACCCCTTATTCTATGCGAATTTCCCTTCCGTTACAGATAAAAGCATGGCGCCAGAAGGGAATGAAACTGGTTTTTTCTTGGTCCCTATTGCTCCAAATTTAAAAGATACTGAAGAAATTAGAGAAGAGTATTTTAATCTAATTCTTAACAGATTTGAGGAAAAAACAAATCAAAAGATAAAAAACAATATTATATTTAAAGAGTCCTTTTGTGTAAATGATTTTATTGAAGAATACAACTCTTACAAAGGGAATGCTTACGGTTTAGCAAATACATTAACTCAAACCGCATTTTTAAGACCCAATCTTAAAAGCAAAAAAGTGAAAAATTTATTTTTTACTGGACAGCTTACGGTTCCAGGACCTGGAGTTCCACCAGCATTAATCTCGGGGAAATTAGTGTCTGAATTGATTACCAAATCAAATAACTAA
- a CDS encoding sterol desaturase family protein yields the protein MNTLIWTLLFISTFAFMEFMAWFSHKYIMHGFLWVLHSDHHHKDHDSWFERNDAFFIIYAVVSMSFILAGVKTWFWYGLPIGFGIMAYGAAYFLVHDIFIHQRFKLFRNANNRYAKGVRRAHKMHHKHTGKEDGECFGMLFVPFKYFKK from the coding sequence ATGAATACGCTTATCTGGACACTTCTATTTATCAGCACATTTGCCTTTATGGAATTCATGGCTTGGTTTAGCCATAAATACATCATGCATGGTTTCTTATGGGTGTTGCATAGTGACCATCACCACAAAGACCACGATTCTTGGTTTGAACGTAATGATGCATTTTTCATAATTTATGCGGTTGTAAGCATGTCTTTTATTTTAGCAGGAGTCAAAACTTGGTTCTGGTATGGCCTGCCTATTGGCTTTGGAATTATGGCTTATGGAGCAGCATATTTCTTAGTTCATGACATCTTCATCCACCAACGCTTTAAGTTGTTTAGAAACGCTAACAATAGGTATGCAAAAGGTGTACGTAGAGCGCATAAAATGCACCACAAACATACAGGAAAAGAAGATGGTGAATGTTTCGGAATGCTATTTGTTCCGTTCAAATATTTTAAAAAGTAA
- a CDS encoding MerR family transcriptional regulator, whose amino-acid sequence MNNVKKYFSIRDLENLSGIKAHTIRIWEKRYNLLEPERTTTNIRNYSLKSLQKLLNITLLYNNGHKISKIAQIPETDIPNFVQEVIEKKTVKNHAINSFKIAMVNFDSNLFYNTYNSLLKEHSFKEVFYDAFIPLLNELGLLWQNNAVSPSHEHFITNLIKQKIILNTEKLLVDKPTRTDKTFVLFLPDNEIHDIGLLYLNYEITLRGYKTIYLGQTVPIECLKDLLSYCDNIYFLSYFTVEPNKGKLRKYLENFNQELGIENNYKFWILGHQVQHIQADILPENMNKFKSIEKLVSAL is encoded by the coding sequence ATGAACAACGTAAAAAAATACTTCAGTATTAGAGATTTGGAAAATTTATCTGGAATAAAAGCCCATACCATTCGTATTTGGGAAAAGAGATATAATTTACTAGAACCAGAACGCACCACAACCAACATCAGAAACTATAGTTTAAAAAGCCTGCAAAAGCTTTTAAACATTACGCTGCTTTATAACAATGGGCATAAGATTTCTAAAATTGCACAAATACCTGAAACTGACATTCCTAATTTCGTGCAAGAAGTTATTGAGAAAAAAACAGTAAAAAACCATGCTATAAATTCTTTCAAAATAGCGATGGTAAATTTTGACTCTAATTTATTTTACAATACTTACAATAGCTTACTAAAGGAACATAGCTTTAAAGAGGTCTTCTATGATGCTTTTATTCCGCTTTTAAATGAACTAGGACTGCTATGGCAGAATAATGCTGTGAGTCCGTCTCATGAGCATTTTATCACCAACTTAATTAAGCAAAAAATTATATTAAACACAGAAAAGCTTCTGGTTGATAAGCCCACGAGAACAGATAAAACTTTTGTGCTTTTTCTTCCGGACAATGAAATACATGATATTGGCCTACTCTATTTAAACTATGAAATAACATTGAGAGGTTATAAAACTATCTACCTAGGACAAACAGTGCCTATTGAATGTTTAAAAGATTTATTGAGCTATTGTGACAATATTTACTTCCTATCTTATTTTACTGTTGAACCTAATAAAGGAAAACTCCGTAAGTATTTAGAAAATTTTAACCAAGAGTTAGGTATAGAGAATAATTACAAGTTTTGGATTTTAGGACATCAAGTACAACACATACAAGCTGATATACTTCCTGAAAATATGAACAAATTTAAATCGATTGAAAAACTAGTTAGCGCGTTGTAA